The Nostoc sp. 'Lobaria pulmonaria (5183) cyanobiont' DNA window ATTGCCTTAGCTGCACCCCTTCAAATCAATACTACTTTTAGTGTTATTTTCGCCCAAACTACCAAAACTGCAAGCTACTCCACCTCGTCGGAGATTAACCTGACTCCTTTACAACGTCAAGAACTCCAGGCTGTGCGTCAGAGAAGAAACAAGGAAATTGAGGCAGTGTTAACCTCATCGCAACGTGCCCAACTTACTCACAATCTCCGGGCTGGTAATAATATCAATCAAGCGCTAGAAAAACTAAATTTGCAACCAGAGCAGCAAGATTTGGTAAAGGCGATCGTACAATTTACTAACTTGAAAATGAAAGCTCTTTCATCTAGACATTTGCTGACAATAAAAGAGAAATAAAGGTTTGATTTGTAAAACTTATGGAAACATTTGACTAATCTATACTTCAATTTCTGGAAAGGCAATCAAGAATAACGTTGCATCCTCCTGCAAAATAAATTCAAGATTGTAACCTTCCAAACCTGGTTCGCGGAAAACATAAACCTGACGCTGATTCACATCCAAAATCCACTAGTCAGCAATTCCTGCTGTAGCATATACAGCATTTACGATGCTTGCGGCGGGCTACGCCTACGCACCTGCGAAATGTGGGTTGAATAGTCAAAACCATTAACCAATCCAAAAACCTCTCAGAGGTGGCTACAGAGTCGATGCTAGGTTATTACTAGCTATCAAAATGTAAGAGGATAGCAAAGTGTCACTAGGGGGCAAATAAAGACAAATCCCTCAATAGTTGCCTAGAGAGGGATTTTGGGGTGGGTGTGGCGTTGATTTTTTGACTGCTAGTTTAAATTACTTGCTTTCTCAACTGCTTCCTTTAACTCTTCAAAGGTAATACTACCGTCTTTGTCTGAATCATACTGTATTAGTAACTCCTGGGGACTAGTGGTATTTGTTTCTGATGAGATGATTGCACTTAAGCCAGGACTTAAAAAAAGATCATTAATGGAGATTTTGCCGTCTTGATCGCCATCTAAGCTATTAAAAAGAGATTGAAGCTCTTGCTCGGTTGTCATAAGTTTCTATCTGAATTGATTTTTCAATTTAATATCTCAAAATCTTGACAAAGATGCAAGGACAGTTAAGGAAAATTTAATGAAATTTTTATAATTGGCAATTTTTTTATAAGAGACTCGACCGCCCACTATAGATTTTTCAACCCACTGTGTATACAGTAAAATACACTACTAAAAACTGTCAAGTATTAAGCAAAAAAAATTACAGTTATGTGTGGGATGTCGGGAAAAGGGAGTATTATGGCCCGTGATAGAGTGTGGCAACAAGATTTTATCGATATCTGGCTCAGGTTCGGAGTATTGGCTCAACTGAATGGGATTTTGCACCCGAACTAAGGCAACTTCTACTAGCGATCGCTTGAGATAATCAGATGCACACATTGTTGTCACTGCATGAAGGGGATTTTGACAGGACTGTGCCAAAACGGGTTTATTGTACGCTTAGGAATTACACTAATTATTAAAACCCTTGCCATACAGTAGTTTCAGCTTCACTAAAAGTGGGATTTTTTCCTTCTCAAAGGACGCAAATTATCAATATTACTTACTGACTTAAGATTCCAAATATAATCGGCACTCAAGTTGATATGTTCCCACCCCATTGGTGATAAATGTTGCAAGTATTCAACCGGGATAATTACACCCTCAGACACTTGAAGCCTTGTTGGTTGATGCTGTGAGTGCCAGGTCAAAAATCAAGATTAAATGCCTTAATTGCTGACGATATTCTGCAACACTGGAAGATGATTTTTTCAAACCGTGTGTACAGCCAATCAGTAAGCTCGCAAAATTAGATGGCTGAAAACTCCCACGACTCAATTCAATCTCTCCCCTTTCGTCGGCTTGACGAATTGCCTCTGTAAGTAATTCCTCAAACCGTTTAGAGGAGGAAAGAAAAATATCTGCCGCGATCGCATTCTTCAGATCGATTAGCTCGCTCCCATGTGGCGAATCGCAAACTAGCTCAAATAGCTCTAGATCCTTCCCTTCAAACGCCGTATTTAGACGCTCCCTAAATCCGATTTCAGACTGGAGTGCCGTTTGGGCACGGACGAGCGCATTGCCATGCAAATCTTCGCACAGCGTTCTAAAAATGTCTTCCTTATTTTGAAATAACAAGTAGAGTGCTGCACGGGAAATACCTGCAATCTTAGCAATATCATCCATTGCGGTGCGCTTGAAGCCATACCGCCCAAAACATTCTAAAGCTGCTTTAAGGATGCGATCGCGCTTTGTGGGCAGCGCTGATGCAGAGCCGATGCTATCACCTTTAGCGGGGCTTTGCCCATCGTGCTTTGAATCTGGCTGAATTCTCATATTTGACATGCTGACATATTGCAGTTAATATGTCAATTAACGTTTTGACAAATTATATTTTTTTTGTCATAAACACGGGGTCTCAGAGTAAAATGACCATGAAAGCTGCAATCTTAAAGACGTTCGGATCGCCACTTGCCGTCGAGACTTTACCTGACCCTGTGCTGGGTACGGGGGAGGTCATTGTTGATGTCGTGGCTGCCCCGGTACTGTCTTACACCAACGAGGTCTTCAGCGGCGAACGGCAGTATCTGCTGAAGCTGCCGGTGGCCCCGGGATGCGGAGCCGTCGGACGGGTAAGGTCTGTAGGACCGGACGCGACGCGGCTGGTCACTGACGACTGGGTAGTGTGCGATCCGACCGTGCGCTCGCGCGACAACGCCCTAACCCCCGACATCACCTTACAAGGCTGGAGCGCCCGCGGCGAAGGAGGCTTGCGCTTGCAACAGTATTTTCACCACGGCTCCTTTGCCCAGCAGATGCTGGTGCCGACGGAAAACGCCATCCCGGTCGGCGCGCTTGACCCTGCGGAGGCGGGGCGCTGGTGCGCGCTGGGTGTGCTGCTGGTACCGTATGGCGGGCTACTGGCGGCCAACCTACAGGCCGGCGAGACGCTATTGGTCAGCGGGGCCACTGGCAACTATGGCAGCGCCTGCGTGGCCGTGTCCCTGGCGATGGGTGCGGGCTGCGTCGTCGCACCAGGCCGCAACGAGCGGGTACTGGCGGACCTAGTGCGTCGGTTTGGCGACCGTGTGCGCCCCGTGCATCTCACCGGCCACGAGGACGACGACCGGGAGCGGATGCAGCGGGCGGCCCCCGGACCCATTGACTGCGTGCTGGACATCCTGCCGCCCTCGGCGGGCACGACCCCGGTGCGGGCCGCTGTCATGGCGGTACGGCCTTATGGGAGGGTAGTGCTGATGGGGGGCGTTGGGATGCTGGGAGGTTCCGGACTAGAACTACCTTACCCGTGGATCATGAGGAACTGCATCACTATACACGGCCAATGGATGTATCCACGCGAGGCTACCATCCGCCTGGTCGGTCTCATCCGATCCGGACTCCTGGATCTGGGCAATTTCGACATCACGGCATTCGATCTGGACGACGCAAACGAAGCCGTCGCGCACGCTGCTGCCAATGGCGGTCCCTTCAAGTTGACCGTGATCCAGCCATGATGATCGTGCAGTTTTGCTTACTGTAGCCATATTTCTGCGACTACGGCAAGTAGAACTGTGCCAAAACTGGTTATTGTACGCGCTCGTAGTTAATTCAAGTGCTAAAACTGTTGTGAAGTAAAGGCTCCAGCCATTACGATCGGATTTTTTGTAAAAATGCTTTTTCGCTCAGTGCCACTTTTGGGTGAGAAAATTAATGTCAAATTGATTGCTGTTTGCGTCCTTTGAAAAGGAAAAAATCCCACTTTAAATGAAGCTGAAATTATTGTTTGACAAGGGCTTTAGGAGTTGGTCTAATTCCTTAGCGTACAATAAACCCGTTTTGGCACAGTCCTGCCATTTTTGGCACTCATCGGGATAACTTGCCCATCAATTAGTTCTACCCTTTCATCCTCTGTAATAATACCCGTTTCAAACATTCGGTGATATTCGTTTACAGTCCACAGACGCACTCTAGTACCGCAAGGCGGAAGTCAAAAGTCAAAAGCCAAAAGTCAAAAGAATTATATTCCAAGCTCTTGCGCCATTTGAAATGGTATGTTTATTTGCGCCATGTTGTACTAGTTTGTGTCATTGTATTTCCTTTAGCCATCGGACATCACTTTTAGGCGATTATCCCTTACTCTCAAATTTGGCAGCATCTATAATTAATCTTGCCCTATTTAGTTCGTTACCATGTCGGAAGAAGATATCCGAGCCGCGAGGCTGGAAAAAGTAGAACAACTTAAGCAGCTAGGGACTAATCCTTATGCCTATCGTTGGGAATCTACCCATCATGCAGCGCAATTGCAAGAAAAATTTGCCGATTTATCCAGTGGGGAAGAAGTTGATTTAGAAGTTGCCATAGCCGGACGCATTATGGCGCGTCGCGTTTTCGGTAAATTGGCTTTCTTCACTTTGCAAGATGAAACCGGTACAATTCAGCTTTATCTCGATAAAAATCGCATCCAAGAAAGCATGGCAAATATTGATGCCGACGCCTTCAATCACCTGAAGCAACTTACAGATGCAGGCGACATTCTCGGAGCCAAAGGTACTATTAAACGGACTGAAAAGGGCGAGTTATCTGTCTACGTTAAACAATATACTATCCTCACTAAATCCCTGTTGCCGCTACCCGACAAGTGGCATGGATTAACGGATGTTGCCAAACGCTATCGTCAGCGCTACGTTGACTTGATTGTAAACCCGGAAGTGCGGCAAACTTTCCGCCGTCGCGCCCAAATTACTGCTGGTATTCGCCGCTATTTAGAAGAACGGGATTTTCTGGAAATTGAAACACCGGTTTTACAAAGTGAGACTGGAGGTGCAGATGCACGTCCATTTATCACCTACCACAACACTTTAGAAATGGAGTTGTATCTGCGAATTGCTACAGAACTTCATCTCAAACGGCTGATTGTGGGTGGTTTTGAAAAGGTATTTGAATTGGGGCGAGTTTTCCGCAATGAGGGAATTTCGACTCGACATAATCCCGAATTTACAACGATTGAAATTTACCAAGCCTACGCCGACTACAACGATATGATGGCGTTGACTGAAGGGATTATTACCACTGTTGCCCAAGAGGTACTCGGCACATTGGAAATCACCTACCAAGAGGAACCGATAGATTTAACACCACCTTGGCGACGGGTAACAATGCACGATTTAGTTAAAGAATTTACGGGCTTGGATTTTAATTCGTTCCAAAGTTTGGAAGAAGCAAAAACAGCAAGCAAAAATGCTGCTATTCCTGGTATAGATGAAGCCCAATCAATTGGTAAGTTACTAAATTTAGCCTTTGAAGAGAAGGTAGAAGCTAATTTAATTCAACCTACCTTTGTAATTGATTACCCTGTAGAAATTTCGCCCCTAGCAAAACCTCACCGTTCTGTACCTGGTTTGGTGGAAAGATTTGAGTTATTTATAGTCGGGCGAGAAACTGGGAATAGCTTCTCAGAACTTACCGATCCCATCGATCAAAGAGAACGCTTAGAAGCTCAAGCGGCGCGGAAAGCTGCTGGCGACTTAGAAGCCCAAGGAGTAGATGAAGACTTTCTGACAGCTTTGGAATATGGTATGCCACCTACAGGTGGTTTAGGGATTGGGATCGATCGGTTAGTGATGTTATTAACCGATTGTGCCAGTATTCGGGATGCGATCGCCTTTCCTTTACTCAAGCCAGAAAAATCAGAATCATCCCCAGATGAAGCCAGTAGTAACAATTCGTAATTGAACCGGGGACTAGGGACTGGGTACTGGGGAAGATTTTAATTCCTCCTCATCTTCCTAATCCCCACAGTCCTTATACCACTACTTTTTCTAAGATCAGCTTAGAACGTTTCACTTGCTCAGGAATCACTACGGGATAATCTCCAGTGAAGCAAGCAGAACAGAAACTATTGGTGTCTTCTCGTGTCGCTTCTAGCATTCCCTCCCAACTGAGATAGGCGAGACTGTCTACTTGCAGTTGCTTGGCAATTTCTGCTACTGACTTGGTAGCAGCAATCAGCTGATCCTGAGAATCGGTATCGATGCCATAGAAGCAAGGATGAGTTACAGGCGGAGAAGAAATTCGCATGTGTACTTCTACTGCACCTGCATCACGCAAAGTTTTGACTAGTTTACGGCTGGTAGTACCGCGTACAATCGAGTCATCTACAATAATCACTCGTTTCCCTGCCAACACATCTTTGAGGGGGTTGAGTTTCATCCGCAGACCCGATTCCCGCATCATTTGGGTTGGTTGAATGAATGTTCGCCCAACATAGCGATTTTTAATCAGTCCTTCGCCGTAAGCGACACCAGACACTTGGGAAAATCCAATAGCAGCAGGTATACCAGAATCAGGAACACCAAAGACAATATCGGCATCTACAACAGATTCTTTAGCTAGCTGGTGTCCTAATCGCATTCGATAGCTGTACAAACTCTCGTTGTGCATGACGCTATCAGGGCGAGCAAAGTAAATCATCTCAAAGATACACAATTTCCGCTCGGATTTTTGGCTCCAATGATAAGAAGCTAAACCTTCTTCAGTGATCCAAACTAATTCACCTGGTTCTACATCTCGCAGGTATTCGGCTCCAATAATGTCTAAACCACAAGTCTCGGAAGCCAAAACGTAACGGACTGGATTACCAGCCAAAGTGCCGATTACTAAGGGACGGATGCCATTGGGGTCACGGACACCCATAACGCCGACGGGAGTACCAATAACTAAACTAAAGGCTCCTTGGCAACGGTGAAATGCCTGAATTGCACCTTCTAGCCAATCAGCGCCCGTATCTATGGCTTCGGCGATCGCAAAAGCGATCATTTCTGAGTCTGTTGTCGTGACTAAGTTACATTTATTCTCAAGCAACTCTTGACGTAGTTGCACGGTATTGACTAAATTACCATTATGTGCAAGAGCTAATGTACCTAAACGGGTTTCTAGCACTGCGGGTTGGGCATTAACTTTGCGGCTAGAACCTGTGGTGGAATAACGAGTGTGACCAACAGCAAGGCGACCGGGCAATTGATCCAAGATAGATTCATTAAAAACTTGAGACACCAAGCCCATATCTTTGTGGAGATGTACTTGTGTTCCCTCAAAGGTAGCAATACCAGCTGATTCTTGACCCCGATGTTGAAGGGCATACAATCCAAAGTATGTCAGTTTAGCAACGTTTTCTCCTGGGGCGTAGATGCCAAAAACACCACAAGCTTCTTCTGGCTTGTCAGGCTGATTTTCATGACTATTGATTGGGTTGTTGGTCTGGTCGGGGTATTCATCCGAAGTGACAGAATGAATAGAAATCATGCTAGCTTTGCTCCTGGTGGGGGGGTCAATCAATTTTGGATTTGAGATTGACGATTTTGGATTGATCGCACCGTAGTAAAGATGCGGCTTGGGATTTGAGAATGGCTATTTTAGATTTGTTTTGCCCAGTAAGAGCAAGATATGAACTAGAAGCAACGCCCCTAATCGTTCGACTGAGCGTAGCCGAAGTCCAAAATCTAAAATTTAAAATCTCAAATTGGTAGTCAGTCACTGGGATTATATGGATGGCTGCGGAGTTCTTAACAAATCTTTAACCATCCATTAAAACAGTACCGTAAATTTGCTCAGAGACGCTAGTAAAAGAGTGAAGAGTTAGGAGTAAGGAGTTATGCTTTTTATTCCTAGTTCCTCACTTTCAACTCTTAACTTATTCGGGAGTATTGGTATGGATGGTGAGACGTCTAGCGATCGCATGGAAATAGCGATCGTTCATATCTTCTATACTAACTTTGATTAAGGTTTGGTTATCAGTGGTGAAAACCCCCAAACCCGTCTCCAAATTACCAACTACACCGAGTTTTTGCCAGTCTTGACCTAGATGTTCCTGTAAATATGATTCCCAAATTTCTTGTTGTGCTGATGCTACAGAAACTAAAATTCTGGCACCACCTTCGGCAAACAACACTTCATCGAGGCGGTTTAACTGTGTTGATGCTATTTCTAAATTGATTTCGGCACCAAGATTGCCAGCAAGACAACATTCGGCTAGAGCGATCGCCACTCCCCCCTCAGCAGAATCGTGGGCTGAACGTACCCAACCATTACGAATTCCTTCACGACAAACTTTCTGGACGCGGCGTTCCAAGTCAAAATCTACCTGTGGTGATTTTCCGGCAACAGTCCCGTGGATAGTGGCTAAATATTCAGATGCTCCCAAACAGATTTTAGATGTCAGAGGCAATCCGAGAAGATAAATCACATCGCCGGATGTTTGCCAACCTTGCCCACAAATTTTGGTTATATCGGGAATCAAGCCCACCATGCCGACAACAGGAGTGGGATAAATGGGTTGGGGGATGCCTTGAGAATCGAGAGTTTCATTGTACAAAGAGACATTTCCGCCCGTGACTGGTGTCGCCAATTCTCGGCAACCTTCCGCCAAACCGCGACAAGCTTCTGCCAATTGCCAGTAACCAATGGGTTTTTCTGGGGAGCCAAAATTCAAGTTATCCGTTACTGCTATAGGTTCTGCACCCACACAGCTAAGATTGCGTGCAGCTTCTGCCACCACTGCCTTAGCTCCTTCGTAAGGGTCAAGAAAAACATAACGAGGATTGCAATCTACCGTGGCAGCAACACCGCGTTGGACATCGGGAATTCTTCTCTGCTCCTCTGCCCCCCCGCTCCCCCGCCCCCTATCCTCTTCCAGGGGGCGCAAACGGATAACAGCTGCATCTGCACCACCTGGCAGCATGACTGTATTATTTTGTACTTGATGGTCATACTGACGATATACCCAATTTTTAGAAGCGATCGTCGGTGTATCGAGCAAAGTTAAGAGAATATCATTCCAACTTTGCAGTCTTCCTTGGAGTTCTATTCCAGCAGTTGTAGAAGGAGGTAAGGAATCAGCAGTCCATTCCCAAGCTTGACGCGCATATTCTGGTGCTTCTGCCAATAACTCCCGATTATACAGTGGGGTATTCTCTGCCAAAGCCTCGGCGGGAATTTCTGCTGCTACTTCACCCTGAAAAAGAATCCGCACAATCGGTTCAGCGATGACTGCCCCAGCAACAACGGCTTGAAGTCCCCACCGATGGAAAATTTCGATTAATTCTTGCTCACGCCCTTTATGAGCAACAAACAGCATTCGTTCTTGAGATTCCGAAAGCAGATATTCATAAGGAACCATCCCCGTTTCTCTGACGGGAATGTTATCTAAATCTAGTTCAATTCCCACACCACCTTTTGCTGCCATCTCTGAGGTAGAACAGGTGATTCCCGCTGCTCCCATATCTTGGGCGGCGACAACTGCACCCGTCTTAAATGCCTCAAGACAAGCTTCAATTAACGACTTTTCTAAAAAGGGATCGCCCACTTGCACAGCAGGGCGATCGTCTATGGATTGATCGCTCAATTCTGCACTAGCAAAACTCGCGCCTCCCATGCCGTCGCGCCCAGTCGTGGAACCAACATACAGCACGGGGTTGCCTAAGCCAGATGCTCCAGATTTGACGATTTCTGGTGTTTCCATCAATCCTAGTGCCATAACGTTCACCAGAGGATTACCAGAGTAAGCAGAGTCAAAGTAAACTTCGCCACCAACGGTGGGTACTCCCACACAGTTACCATAATGAGAGATTCCTGATACGACACCAGTGAATAGCCGTTGGGTTTTGGCATCTTTTAGGGAACCAAAGCGCAGCGAGTTTAATATGGCAATGGGACGCGCACCCATTGTAAAAATATCTCTGAGAATACCTCCTACTCCCGTTGCGGCTCCCTGAAAGGGTTCCACCGCTGAGGGATGGTTGTGAGATTCTATCTTAAAAGCTAGTTGGAGTCCATCACCCAAGTCTACAACACCAGCATTTTCACCAGGCCCCACCAGGATATGGGGGCCATCGGTGGGAAATTGTTTGAGTAGAGGTCGAGAATTTTTATAACAGCAATGCTCAGACCACATGACGCCAAACATTCCCAGTTCAGCTTTGTTAGGATGACGTCCGAGCCGACGGACAATTTCTGCGTATTCTTCTGGTTTAAGACCTTCAGCAGCAATTTCTTGGGGGGAAAAGGCTGGTTTTGAGGTTGCAGTCATGGAAGTAATGCACTTTGGGGGGACAGAGCATTATTCTATCGATTTACTTGCCCTGTAAGTACACTTCCAGAAATGCAGATAATTCTTCTTTGGATATTTCTTTCTGAACTACTTGAATCACCAAGTTGTAAGCTTGCTCTTGAGATAGGTTGAGAGTGTAGCCATTTAAGTTCAAAAAAGTAAGCATAACAGCGAAAGCGGTACGCTTATTGCCATCAATAAACGGATGGTTCATTGCTAAATGATAAAGGTACGCTGCTACTTGTTCGTGAATTGTTGGATGGAGAAGTTCACCGCCAAAAGTAGCTTGAGGTTGTGCCAGTGCTGAATCTAGCAAACCTTCGTCTCTAATACCTGATGTTCCACCAAATCTTTGAATTTGGCGTTGGTGAATATCTAAGACTTGAGAAATAGTAAGAAATTTAGGAGTCTGCAAGCTTAAGGAATACCTCTTCCCATTCTTTTTCAACTGCTAAGTAAGCCTGCCATACTTCTTCATCTGAGGCAATGTGATTTGAGGCAGTATTTTCTAATTTGTCTTCATTTTGTGCAATTTCGCGCAAATATTTGGCAAAATCAGGAATATTTAATAATATTTTTTCACTAGCTTCGTTTTCTTCTATTTTTTGTAGATAAGCAATAATTGCAACTGCTACTCGCAACTTCTCACGAGAAAGTTTACGCAAACGGCTTTCAGCTTCTGATAAATAATTGCTGTGCTTTTGTTCTGTTGCCATCGTTACCCCAAGCTAGGTTTTTTACCAGTTGTGAACCACTTCTGCTGCTAACTCTAGCTTATCGCGCTATTGTGTTTCCTGTAGATTGAGGCGCGATCGCTCTTCAATTTAAACTCTAACTAAATACTTATATTTCCATCTTGGTAAATATTGGCAGAAGATGCTTGTGCAGCCTTTCTTACAAGCAAACTTGTTTCTTGGATGGCGGGGTAATAAAACCTCAGAATGCACTCAACAGGATTATTCCGACAATGAGGTAGACAAGATGAAGATCAATACCACACCAAATGCTTTAATCTTTAAAGATAACTTGATTTTTTAATCTTGGTGAAATTTCTAGATCCTTTACTTACGTGAATCTAGTGTCTACTCAGAGATTATCCGGGTATATGCAGTTTAGATGTAACAATCAAGTGACGAGAATCACACATATCGATGATTAGGATCGTCTCCCAGCGATCGCTAACTAGGCATAATTAATGACAACTGAACTCTAGCCGAGTCATTAATAGGGAACACACTTAAATAGCCGACAGCCTTAATCAAGGACTGTCGGTTTTTTGTATTTGTCATTAGTCATTAGTCATTAGTCATTAGTTAGATGCCCACTTGCCCTGAGCGACTTGTGCCGAGCGAACGCGAACAGCGTCTCGTAGAGAAGCCGTTCGCGTAGCGTCCCGCAGGGAAGCTATGCCCAATACTTCTCTACGAGACGGATGCTAGGCACTCAGTGCCCCATACCCATATCCATAAAATTTCCCCACAACTGGTTGGTAACTTGACAGAGATTTTGCCACAGCCACTACCAAATGTGGGGAAGGTATGATCAAATTGGGGATTTTATGCCTATCGAGTGCTAATACCTCACACTCACTCTAGTAGATCGAAAGTATATTCCTAGAACCAGCACACACTTTGTATTAAGACATCGCTTGAATGATGTAATCAAAGTAAGGTGCTGCTTCGGCAGCGTCTTCTGCACTCAGTAAGCTAAGGGAGGCTGTTTTGAGGGAATTGATCGCTTCTACCATTCCAGGCACGGGAACGCCCAATGAATTGTACATTTCCCGCACACCAATCACACCGATTTTTTCAATTGGCTCTATGTCACCGGCAAGTACACCATAGGTAATTAGGCGTAAGTACCAGCCAAAATCACGGATGCATAAAGAGCGTTGGCGTTCACCGTAAGCATTACCTCCAGGGGAGATAAAGTCAGGACGCTTCTGCCAAAGTTGTTTGGTTGCTTCCTGAACTATCTTTTTTTCGTTTTCGGCTAAGGTAGTCACAATCCGCGTCCGTTGTACCCCGGTTTGCAAAAAGTCTTTGATATTTTTAAGTTCGCCACTGCTGGGATAACGCAGTTCGTCGTCGGCTTTGAAAATAACTTGGCTAATTACAGTCATGATTATTGAAATCACCTGAAATATTATCTGTTAGTTTAGCGAGTCGGAGGTACACAAGTGAAGGGATAGGAGCTACTTATGTATTGAATTTATTTATTTGGGGAGAGTGAGGAGTAGGGAGTGGGAGTGGGGAGTGGGGGAAATGACAAATGACCAATGACCAATGACTAATGACCAATGACTAATGACCAATGACTAAAATAATTTGGCAACAGGGTGAATTAATTGAAGTGACGATCGCTAATCTGAGTGATACAGGCGATGGTGTAGGACGTGCTGATGAACGTGTAGTGTTTGTTCCAGAGACTGTCCCAGGCGATCGCGCCATTGTC harbors:
- a CDS encoding EF-hand domain-containing protein, coding for MTTEQELQSLFNSLDGDQDGKISINDLFLSPGLSAIISSETNTTSPQELLIQYDSDKDGSITFEELKEAVEKASNLN
- a CDS encoding TetR/AcrR family transcriptional regulator; amino-acid sequence: MSNMRIQPDSKHDGQSPAKGDSIGSASALPTKRDRILKAALECFGRYGFKRTAMDDIAKIAGISRAALYLLFQNKEDIFRTLCEDLHGNALVRAQTALQSEIGFRERLNTAFEGKDLELFELVCDSPHGSELIDLKNAIAADIFLSSSKRFEELLTEAIRQADERGEIELSRGSFQPSNFASLLIGCTHGLKKSSSSVAEYRQQLRHLILIFDLALTASTNKASSV
- a CDS encoding alcohol dehydrogenase catalytic domain-containing protein, whose product is MKAAILKTFGSPLAVETLPDPVLGTGEVIVDVVAAPVLSYTNEVFSGERQYLLKLPVAPGCGAVGRVRSVGPDATRLVTDDWVVCDPTVRSRDNALTPDITLQGWSARGEGGLRLQQYFHHGSFAQQMLVPTENAIPVGALDPAEAGRWCALGVLLVPYGGLLAANLQAGETLLVSGATGNYGSACVAVSLAMGAGCVVAPGRNERVLADLVRRFGDRVRPVHLTGHEDDDRERMQRAAPGPIDCVLDILPPSAGTTPVRAAVMAVRPYGRVVLMGGVGMLGGSGLELPYPWIMRNCITIHGQWMYPREATIRLVGLIRSGLLDLGNFDITAFDLDDANEAVAHAAANGGPFKLTVIQP
- the lysS gene encoding lysine--tRNA ligase, whose protein sequence is MSEEDIRAARLEKVEQLKQLGTNPYAYRWESTHHAAQLQEKFADLSSGEEVDLEVAIAGRIMARRVFGKLAFFTLQDETGTIQLYLDKNRIQESMANIDADAFNHLKQLTDAGDILGAKGTIKRTEKGELSVYVKQYTILTKSLLPLPDKWHGLTDVAKRYRQRYVDLIVNPEVRQTFRRRAQITAGIRRYLEERDFLEIETPVLQSETGGADARPFITYHNTLEMELYLRIATELHLKRLIVGGFEKVFELGRVFRNEGISTRHNPEFTTIEIYQAYADYNDMMALTEGIITTVAQEVLGTLEITYQEEPIDLTPPWRRVTMHDLVKEFTGLDFNSFQSLEEAKTASKNAAIPGIDEAQSIGKLLNLAFEEKVEANLIQPTFVIDYPVEISPLAKPHRSVPGLVERFELFIVGRETGNSFSELTDPIDQRERLEAQAARKAAGDLEAQGVDEDFLTALEYGMPPTGGLGIGIDRLVMLLTDCASIRDAIAFPLLKPEKSESSPDEASSNNS
- the purF gene encoding amidophosphoribosyltransferase → MISIHSVTSDEYPDQTNNPINSHENQPDKPEEACGVFGIYAPGENVAKLTYFGLYALQHRGQESAGIATFEGTQVHLHKDMGLVSQVFNESILDQLPGRLAVGHTRYSTTGSSRKVNAQPAVLETRLGTLALAHNGNLVNTVQLRQELLENKCNLVTTTDSEMIAFAIAEAIDTGADWLEGAIQAFHRCQGAFSLVIGTPVGVMGVRDPNGIRPLVIGTLAGNPVRYVLASETCGLDIIGAEYLRDVEPGELVWITEEGLASYHWSQKSERKLCIFEMIYFARPDSVMHNESLYSYRMRLGHQLAKESVVDADIVFGVPDSGIPAAIGFSQVSGVAYGEGLIKNRYVGRTFIQPTQMMRESGLRMKLNPLKDVLAGKRVIIVDDSIVRGTTSRKLVKTLRDAGAVEVHMRISSPPVTHPCFYGIDTDSQDQLIAATKSVAEIAKQLQVDSLAYLSWEGMLEATREDTNSFCSACFTGDYPVVIPEQVKRSKLILEKVVV
- the purL gene encoding phosphoribosylformylglycinamidine synthase subunit PurL produces the protein MTATSKPAFSPQEIAAEGLKPEEYAEIVRRLGRHPNKAELGMFGVMWSEHCCYKNSRPLLKQFPTDGPHILVGPGENAGVVDLGDGLQLAFKIESHNHPSAVEPFQGAATGVGGILRDIFTMGARPIAILNSLRFGSLKDAKTQRLFTGVVSGISHYGNCVGVPTVGGEVYFDSAYSGNPLVNVMALGLMETPEIVKSGASGLGNPVLYVGSTTGRDGMGGASFASAELSDQSIDDRPAVQVGDPFLEKSLIEACLEAFKTGAVVAAQDMGAAGITCSTSEMAAKGGVGIELDLDNIPVRETGMVPYEYLLSESQERMLFVAHKGREQELIEIFHRWGLQAVVAGAVIAEPIVRILFQGEVAAEIPAEALAENTPLYNRELLAEAPEYARQAWEWTADSLPPSTTAGIELQGRLQSWNDILLTLLDTPTIASKNWVYRQYDHQVQNNTVMLPGGADAAVIRLRPLEEDRGRGSGGAEEQRRIPDVQRGVAATVDCNPRYVFLDPYEGAKAVVAEAARNLSCVGAEPIAVTDNLNFGSPEKPIGYWQLAEACRGLAEGCRELATPVTGGNVSLYNETLDSQGIPQPIYPTPVVGMVGLIPDITKICGQGWQTSGDVIYLLGLPLTSKICLGASEYLATIHGTVAGKSPQVDFDLERRVQKVCREGIRNGWVRSAHDSAEGGVAIALAECCLAGNLGAEINLEIASTQLNRLDEVLFAEGGARILVSVASAQQEIWESYLQEHLGQDWQKLGVVGNLETGLGVFTTDNQTLIKVSIEDMNDRYFHAIARRLTIHTNTPE
- a CDS encoding type II toxin-antitoxin system death-on-curing family toxin is translated as MQTPKFLTISQVLDIHQRQIQRFGGTSGIRDEGLLDSALAQPQATFGGELLHPTIHEQVAAYLYHLAMNHPFIDGNKRTAFAVMLTFLNLNGYTLNLSQEQAYNLVIQVVQKEISKEELSAFLEVYLQGK
- a CDS encoding allophycocyanin subunit alpha-B; amino-acid sequence: MTVISQVIFKADDELRYPSSGELKNIKDFLQTGVQRTRIVTTLAENEKKIVQEATKQLWQKRPDFISPGGNAYGERQRSLCIRDFGWYLRLITYGVLAGDIEPIEKIGVIGVREMYNSLGVPVPGMVEAINSLKTASLSLLSAEDAAEAAPYFDYIIQAMS